ttggtctaactctagtaattttcttaaaaaactgctaaaGTAAcgtcaatttcaaggacattgggtgttgacagctccataatatgtgtgtaaaagcggttttatgacatttttttaacgattttaacaagtctacaaaaggttcggtttcggtttcggtttcggtttcggccgaaactagagccaaagccgaacattcggtttcggcaaaaaaacatgtttcggtcggacactaacacTTACTTAATCCAAAATCCTTCCTAAATCGTAAAGAACCGTATTCCGGATAGTATGGGTTCTGGGCCATGTCGCGTCCCGAAGTAACTTATATATCATTAGATATAGTGCATAGCCTATAtcgaaatgctaggaacacaatttttggctccgtaactttgtttagaCTAGttgggaggtgaacatatcaaaagtccccggctgtagccccggtgctgggggGTAGAGGGGGGTAAGCAGGTctaatttttcggtttttcactgatatcttggaaactttgcgtcttagcgacatcCCCCCCCAAacaaatgataccaaacacggcctatcAGCTTCACTaatgtagatatcaagataaaattgaaagccctaaaataaactttcaagagcggatatctcaaaaactatttaagatatcgaaaaacttgacttaataaaacttgtaaaaagaATTATCAGCTTTTAGTTTGTCTTAGTagtcatgtcgctaagacgcaaagtttccaagatataagtgaaaaaccgaaaaatgagaCCTTCTTTTCCCCCTCTAcccccagcaccggggctacggccggggacttttgatatgttcacctcctaactagtccaaacaaagttacggagtcaaaaattgtgttcctagcatttccctctataccttcttattgcttggcctatgtaatttatctgtaaaatattgaaacattgtattcatacttttcaaatgacagattcagtttttttttaacattttaaaatgtttgactttggccataattcaatttaaatggaaatcgttaccgccgcgcgctacaaattattattcacaaaaaatatatgagtgcCTATTATAAAGTGATACTTTTTAGAATGAGGAATAAATGAGCTAAATTgtccaatattttatttagtataaatcactacactgtgattgtaaaggccaaaattgtcctaaaaatacatataatattcattttttgtgcaaaattcagtttatttgtatgaaaaggtataacgattatttcaaaaatgaattcctcgtctctaaattatacaaaaatgatatataacttgcccttattgctaataaaatgaagaaatatagcatagattagacctggggagccgactaTTTCCCCTCTCCCCTTCTTTTGGGTATACGGTATGATTTCgttgctaccgggccaaattagcgcattctccttcttcctcgcgttatcccggcattttgccacggctcatgggagcctggggtccgcttgacaactaatcccatgatttgacgtaggcactagtttttacgaaagcgactgccatctgaccttccaacccagaggggaaactaggccttattgggattagtccggtttcctcacgatgtttttccttcaccgaaaagcgactggcaaatatcaaatgatatttcgtacataagttccgaaaaactcattaaaaaaaattaaccaaaTTAGCCCATTATTTGGTAATAAGAGTATGCAAGGCATCTAACACAATAATAAAACGTCTATGAACAGAAATgggagacatattttataagatttgacAATATCCTTGAAGAATCTTCAGACATAAACGGCAATTAAGCCACCAGTGTTGGGTTGCCTATAATCATATGCCCACTTTGATTAACAATGAAACTATTTTTCCGTGAATGTACTCGTAAACCCCTATCCGTTAGTATGCGATTCATTAATGGACGCACCATGGCCCAAATCGGGACACGGTTCTTTGTAACTGCGTTTAGTAAGACTCTGACTGCACTAACTAGAACCATTTGTTTAGTTAGGATGCCAGTTAGGACGATTGAATTAGTGTGTAAagcgtttttatatgttttccgagcaaaactcAATCTCCCAGGTACTTTATACTTAATTGTActacaatgtacaaattgcggctaaaatatcaaatataaatattgtcaaGGTAAATACTAACTTTGAACTTGAGACTGTTCCCTTGGTGAATTGGTAGAGGTAACCTCCTCAACCGCAACACATTCTGGAATATTTGCTTCTGGCAAAATCTGCTGCTCTTCAGCATTTGATTGTTTGATTGCAGCTTCAGCAGTTGTTACAAAGACTGCTGAAACAGAAATAACAATTATGAAACAATCAGTCTCACACATATGGATCATGCCTCAGTTCTAGCAGGCTCGCACGGGGCATACTCTAGTTAGACTTACACATGATGATCGTTATTCAAGAATTTCGAGACCTGAACAGGTAAAACTtagtttcattaaaattactagttacacaaattgacttctgaaattattaaatttccATTCACTTAGTATGGAAAATGGTAACGAAATAGGAATATAAACCTTGgggctttttttctcctattagaacAGAGAGACTTCGTGATTCTGAGCACTTAAAATAGAATGACACatttatttgatttgatttttcaTTACTCAGTGACTATCATCATATTCATAACGCGAAAGACAGAGTGAGATAACCCTATAATGGGCATAAGAGTGTTAGAAATTGTGTAAAATTGAACTCTATCACATTGTAATAAAGTTTCAAATGATAGTGGGGAATAGGTATATTGCCTTTGctttaaaaatgattaagtttaagtactattttatgtaaacactgtcattgccatacaataacataaaatattgccattgctttaaaaatgattaagtaCTATTATATGTACTGTCACTGCCATACAATAacacaaaataagtttttggccaaaatttcatttttggtacaagcttttatcgccgactgtacttttttttccacaagcaacgaatactcatcgagacaattctaagaaccccaaacacaattaggtttcgttgttttatcacggagttcctatggccacctccggtctccatcatcagatcacctcgatgacaccataatattgcattgtcacccgacttacatatgtatgtaaaatttcagctcaatcggaaaccggtaagtggatcaaatttaacttgcaagatttgattacacacagacaacggtcaggtgaaagtaaataaaagcttgtaaaaatgataAGAATTCACTAACCTTCATTGTGTGACTGTACACTAGGTGAAATACAAGCTGTAACCTTCTCAGCTACAACAAGTTCTGTAATAAAGCTGCTGCATAGTTCGGGCATGGTCTCCTTTTCAATGTCTGAAGTTGTCGGGACAGGTTCTGTGGCTATAGAAACGGCTGTAACATAAAATagcactttaatttttttttataagatttacTAATAACTTgtgataatattaaaatacataggaaatagtgtcatattcatttatttagctTACCCATAGTCTGTTTTGGTGTATGGCCCACTGCGGTTGATTTAACCCCCGATGTGGATGGAATGGCAGGAGACgctaaaacagaaatacataataaacacattaaaaccgttgaaaattattgttaataagggcttataattattataaaatatcttCCAAAGGACCTACACAGTGCACATTGCTACAAATTTGTTATGGGTAGTTACGGAAATACTTCTATGGGATAACTTTGGCTTTTCTTATATACATGCGTAATTAAAATGTACGTATATTGGTAAGGCATGTAGGTCCTTCCTCTGACAGTTTTGTTTCCTTATTGGAAATATTACTGTGGTAGGGTAGAGTGGTAAAATAAATTCATTGCCTTCCAAAACGGAGTTATTTAGAAAAAGTATATTTGAAATGGCGccaaattttttaataaaattcctaTTGAACTAAGAAATACAGATGACATGATTAGTTTCAAAAgtaagttatttaaatttttagataacaaagcatattatgtataaatagattttaattaacttttaaatgataattttggatgataaatatttaataacatataaTTATAGTGTATGTGAATTTTTGTTAGatgattttgataattaatgGTAACTGCGCACAGCATGCAGTCACAGTCCATAAATGAAAAATTGTATGCCTTACGGCACAACATAGTGATACAGTGATGTATATGGGACCTGTACTTatgtttgacaaataaatacttttgacttttttttacttttgtggtgatattttataaaaaaaaatattgcccaTGGAAACACTAGCCATGCCTGACCTTAATACAAGAAATTGATTCTTTACATTGCTTGCAGATCTAAGTaccattaatgaaatatatatgtgcataataatattaataatgtctttgATAAGAAGGCATTAATTTGCACCTAAAATGTAATTGAGTATCTATCATGGCTATCATGCATTtcagaaaaattaaacaaacctTTTTGAGGCACTTGTTGACAGTATGTGTGGTCGTCATGTGATTTACGAACATATGCATGTTCTTTCAGCGGATCCATGTTTTCTAAAattgataacaaaatattatttttaaataactaaagtGAAATGTGGTATTATTTATCTACAAATTCTGCATGGTGTTTTTTTAGGATTGGGAAAtttctatataaataaaataattaataaaagacTGCAACACTTGCCAATGATATCTTTACCCAAAGAAGTACAAAAATGCTAAGCTAAAATTAACACACAAGTGTTAAGATATTAATATCGATCGCATGAAATAATTATCTTACTAGAAACATATGCTCTTATTACAGGAATAAacaaacactttgtattacctaCACATAATAAAATCACCATGCCGTGATTCATGAGTCATCAATTGCATAGAAGTTTATGACATTATCTTTTATGGTCGTAAATGATACGAATTAGATTAGACTGATTTATTATATCACTTCTTATCATTTTCTACACTTACCGGCATTTTCATGAGATGGGATCCCACTGTTAATCTCATCTTGACTGAATAACGAAGGATAAGCCTTCGCGTTGAGACGCCGTGTCGATGCCGAAACAAACCGCTGTTCGAAGTGTTTCTCACAAATAAAAGCTTTTCGAACTTGCTCCGGCGACATATTTCCAAAACCATTTGTTTCCAAACACTTCAACCACATAATGAGTCTTTTCTCAGTACTAGGAAAACGGTACAAAGTAAAAGCGTCCTTTCGCAGAGTTTTACACACACAGCACTGATAATACATTTTGCACAATGCATAAATGCTTGCAGAACTGGGTGATGGATGAATCACAAATAAAGCGGAGAGGATAAGTACAAGAACTTCACTCGAtcaacactttattgcaattgaaaataatttaaactgtTCAAAGTTTTCAACAAACATGGGCGACAACCACTGACAACTGACGTTTAGGCGACGATCGGCCAATCAGAGCGCGGCAAGTTGTCAGTATCATCTAAAAGCAACATGGCGCTATCGTACACATTCCGTTGTACGTAGATTAACAGCCGTGACCTATCTCTGGAATATCAATAAAAGCATAACGGGGACACATTAATATGTTATGTAAATTTGCATACACGGTTAAGGTCAGACCTGTTTATGTAAGTCGATAACAACAAGCATTATCAGAATACCTAAAATTGCATATCAATATCAATGATTTACAGTataggcaaagacatatgtaacttcgtataagatgaataaagtctaaggaaaaaacgtgcctcggaaatcaagaaaaagtcattttcGGATAGAtggcacacacctttggcctatggccggctagatggcgtgaagACGTGTGCATTTAACAATTTTATTCCAACacttaggtatcagtgaatgaacatgggtcaaaattatataaaaataataaaatcatttatctatatatatataatttttattgataattttatacgttttcattttgagttttagtcgtgtgtcgatagatggcagtaaatttactgtgactacaaaatttactattttagGACCCCTCtatctatactatctattctctttggtatagtatacttaatacatacataggtTTTTCACTTTAAGGACAGAACCACCAGTGTGAATTTCATACATACCGAGCAAttattaaggccccagtacacaatgggccatcgccggccactccaagggacgcagccttgcggtagaatgagatagcaatattacttgctccctctaacgcataaatgcgtcccttggagtggccggcgatggcccattgtgtactggggcctttaggtttggcaccacttgacttccttttgcgtgcacgaccacagacaAGATAATCACTTTATTtctgacaaccctaaatagccgaaaggggtagagccatatattagaaagagacatcatgattcgaccctgaaccgctgtcaaacttcgtttttgtaggaagtttcctttctgtacgggtagtactattaattattctgtgcctaTAGTATTTCTCAAACCGCATGGGTACGGTGACATATACAGGGCGTTTTTTGAACTAGcctattgtgcgaggtgatatagtgtggaaagataagtcggacCCTGGTGGGAAACTACCTTAGagccttaagctggctcattttacttaaaggagacattccttaaatttatttttaaaaagaaacaaaactacaTTCAAAGATTATTCTTTTTTTCCTCAATTTTGGCTTGTTtgaaaaatcttgagtactaaatattagattttatggatattttgtatgaCAGActagtgtaagacctaatgtttatTGGAGAAATGTTGTAATTATGCATTACCTggatcgactagtagaataaaactgcgagtgtttattttctggaatttttagtcggttcgagtcccgagcGAAGCAatagcgagttttagaaaatctttgaatgcagttttatttctttttaaaaattaagGAATGTCtcttttaagtaaaatgagccagcttaaggatttaaggtagtttccttccagggcccgacttatctttccacactgtataaaccatctgaacaactttttctatgggaccaactctgAACTGTTACAATAGGTTTCTTTCACACAGTTTATGGTCTTTTGCTCTTGTAGTCCACATGCCTACGACACGATAGTCATCGGCCTGGGCTCGGCCGGCACCACAGCGGCTACTGAGCTGGCCCGATCTGGCCGCAAGGTGCTGGCGCTGGAGGCCCAGGGCCGCGTCGGGGGCAGGGTCCACACCGTGCCGTTTGGCGACGGGTTCGTCGAGCTGGGTGCTGAATGGTAAGAAACACCTTTATGGCTCCTCTATACGATGGgtcaacgccggccactccaagggacgcatttatgcattagagggagcatgtgatattgctatctcattgtaccgcatggctgcgtcccttggagtggccggcgctggtcCTTCGTGTAGAGAAGCCATTATGCAGTGgagagacactcctgacttcgtgcacactcggctccgttcggctcagcattgctccgagcaattgttacggcccctgtacatattgggccaaCGTAGGCCAGTCCATGGGACGCAatcatgcggtagaatgagaaaGCATTATCACTTGCttcctctaacgcataaatgcgtcccccagactggcccacgctggccaaatatgtacaggggcctttaaggttggcacaacttgacttctctttgcgtgcacaaccacagataagattAATTActcgaattttgacaaccctaaatagtcgaaagggatagtccCATAAGtcagaaagggatatcatgattcgaccctgaatggATGTGATTCATGTCAAAACCACAAAACGAATGACCGAATAACAATTCACCATTTTTTTCAATAAGCTTTCGGAATTTCGTCACACTTAAGTGTCTTGTTCCAGGATCCATGGCAACGTCAGCAGCCGCACATACGCACTGGCCACCGAGCACAACATTGACACTAAAGTCCAGTCCCTGATGTTGGACCCTTACCGCTCAGATGGTACCAAACCTGACGTGGCCTTGGTGAGGGAACTGGTGGATTTGGACTTCACAGAAGAACATCCTGACCCGCCAGAACCTCTTGGCACTTTTGTCACTAAAAAGTAAGTATAGGACTCCGCCAAACgaggcgctggtggcctagcggtaagagcgtgcgactttcaatccggaggtcgcgggttcaaaccccggctcttaccaatgagtttttcggaacgtaagtatgtacgaaatatttgatatttgccagtcgcttttcggtgaaggaaaacatcgtgaggaaaccggactaatcataataaggcctagtttcccctctgggttggaaggtcagatggcagtcgctttcgtaaaaactagtgcctacgtcaaatcatgggattagttgtcaagcggacctcaggctcccatgagccgtggcaaaatgccgggataacgccaggAAGAAGAAGGGCTCCGCCAAACATAGACAAGCTTCAACCTTCAGCCGCTGCTGATGGACCCTGACATTGTGTTGTTCACGAGTGAGTGATTAAAATGAACTATATCTTTTGATTGAACTcgctcactcttcaactcacCGATGATTTAACTCGCTCAGTCACTCATCTATCTCAGTGTTTCTTGCGCGCTCTTTCCCACTGATGATTCGAATGAGCCGGCCGAGCGTGACGAGCGACGAGCGAGTGTGACGATGCGAACAGGTTTCGGAGCGGTTCGGAAGAATTCGGAGGGTGTCGGGAAAACATGGCGGGATCGTATCGCGTGATTCTCCATGTTGGTCGCACTTATAGCTGTGTGTGTCTGATTGATTGACATTTCCCTCTACTCACTCTTGAAAGTCTTGAACAATATTAGTCTACAGATCCACTGAGCGAAGTGAGTGAAATGAGTGATAGGTATATATCACCACGAGACCACGAGTGAAAGATAGGTATGGGATTATTAATTTATAAGTAAATGGGATAAGTGGCGTGTAAtaatacgagtatacctacctatcttcTGAACTCTCACTTTTTCCCAAATATCCAGATTCATGGAATACATCACCAAGAATAAACCAGACCTGCTCAAAGACCATGACTTCATCACCGAGTACTTGGAGTTCTGGAACCTGCTGACCAACAACCTGGAGTCTTCCAACGATTGGAATGACGTCACGACCTGGGATGTGTATGAGCAGCTGGGCGGCCCGCAGGCTATCAGCTGGCATCGGCACGGATACAAGACTTTCTTCGAGATTATGCTGGTAAGACTTTCTGTTGCGGTCAGGGTCATTAATTGTTCAGCCTTCCTAGAGAATATTGACCGAAATAGTCCCTAGAGGaatttgtgcatattgcatgaCGAAAGCTCAAGCCTTACACATCAGTCATCACCTACAGGgaaattattattgtttaaaaatattatttatacgctaaaaatgcagaaaagtaaaaaaatgtgtcctagaacagaaaagagCCACTTTGATACCTCCTAGCAGGGAAAAAAGGTgatgttaaaaatataggtactcatTACCTCTTGTATTACTGTAATGTTGGTACTGTTGGTCTACAGAACAATTACAACAACGGTCCCGGCCTCCAGAACCTGGATATAAAACTGAACACGGAAGTGACCCGCATCATCACGCCGCAGCACCCCAACGAGACTGTTACTGTGCAGTGCAAAGATGGAGGCTCCTACACCGCTAGACACGCCATTGTGACTGTGTCTCTTGGAGTACTGAAGGCTACGTAACTACCTCACTGTACTATATCCGTCTAAAGGCTTGTACAATAAAGTTTTCAAAGTTTGCGAAAATTTTACAAGAGGAAATTTCGATAaattctcatatttttgtatgggcaTTGACAGttttcatttcaaaaatgaGTTTCTTTTTGCCCGTGATATTTTCCCGTAACATCCAAAACATTTCCAACTATTAGGAAACTTTCTACTTCTGCAGCCACGACTGATTATGACTTTTCAGACATACCACACTCTTCTCGCCGCCCCTGCCTCCTGAAAAACAGACAGCCATAGACAAAGTGAGCATAGGCGTCGTCGGCAAGGTGATCCTGTCGTTTGAGAAGGCCTGGTGGCCTAAGGATGTTACGCTCTTTGCCTTCATCTGGAAAGGTACAGTATAGAAACACAAAGACAAATATTATGATACCCCATATGCTGAGACAGGGCTTTTTCCCTACTGCTCACATTGCTGGAATACTGGACCCaagtacggtagtactattagttattctgtgacccaagtgtgtaatttttctgttgtttaatgtgtacctatattattttatcTTGTTATGCTctcctaattatttttttatgtgtgcTTTATGGAAAAatgtctttcttcttcttcttctccaaTGCGTGTCCAGACGGGGTGAATAAATCGGCCCATTTGATCACCCCGTCTGGACTCCACTTCATTTGACCTAGTCTAGAAATTTTGCTGGTATTtagtaagcgccacttgcaccacacCACTttaccggggttaaccggttaaatcgttaacctagtgtcaatttgtactggtaaccatggtaaagCAAAGGTTTAACCGGTAAACTCCAGGTttgtgaatggtgcaagtggccctaagttgATCAAATAAGGGGCCTGGTAGAATATACAACTACAagaattttttattttgttttaaaggAGACGATAAGAAAAAAGTCCCCGCTGAAGACTACTGGACGACCAGAATACTTGGGGGTCACCCGCCCATGGGGTCCAGCAACTCGCTGACCCTCTGGACCAGTGGCGAGGTCGCTAAACAGGTGAGGTCGTTAAAGGGCCATTTTGGTGCATAAGTGCAAAGTGAGGAAGCTTTGATGTCTTTGAATTTTAATATATCCCGCGTTTGCTCTAATAGATCCCGCGTTTGCTCTAATAGATCCCGCGTTTGCTCTAATAGATCCCGCGATTGCTCTAAAGGCCCCTGATGTACACAATGGGCCGACGCAGGCCAGTCCAAGAGACGCAgcaatgcggtagaatgagatagcaatggGGTCCCTTTGCTTCCCGTAAAGTTTAAAGTCATAATGTactgtttgtcatattatcgttagtcataaaactgaaaccgttaacttttcaggattttcgtaaggttattctatagataggttaggttaggtttgttttatggcaatcctgaaaagttacgcgtttctgagaaaaaccaattatgactaacgaaaattcgga
The Cydia splendana chromosome 24, ilCydSple1.2, whole genome shotgun sequence DNA segment above includes these coding regions:
- the LOC134802377 gene encoding spermine oxidase-like, yielding MLLLLVCVFSLAVAAPADGPHAYDTIVIGLGSAGTTAATELARSGRKVLALEAQGRVGGRVHTVPFGDGFVELGAEWIHGNVSSRTYALATEHNIDTKVQSLMLDPYRSDGTKPDVALVRELVDLDFTEEHPDPPEPLGTFVTKKFMEYITKNKPDLLKDHDFITEYLEFWNLLTNNLESSNDWNDVTTWDVYEQLGGPQAISWHRHGYKTFFEIMLNNYNNGPGLQNLDIKLNTEVTRIITPQHPNETVTVQCKDGGSYTARHAIVTVSLGVLKATHTTLFSPPLPPEKQTAIDKVSIGVVGKVILSFEKAWWPKDVTLFAFIWKGDDKKKVPAEDYWTTRILGGHPPMGSSNSLTLWTSGEVAKQVERLPEDIVKTKCVALLQRFMGDSLKITVPAPTGFLRSTWYSNPYTRGSYTYDNLEAPRYPLARKWLSYPLLDSAGEPRVLFAGEATNERHFSTVHGASETGRREAERLLLMIRGEAGNHNVKDF
- the LOC134802396 gene encoding uncharacterized protein LOC134802396 isoform X1, with the protein product MYYQCCVCKTLRKDAFTLYRFPSTEKRLIMWLKCLETNGFGNMSPEQVRKAFICEKHFEQRFVSASTRRLNAKAYPSLFSQDEINSGIPSHENAENMDPLKEHAYVRKSHDDHTYCQQVPQKASPAIPSTSGVKSTAVGHTPKQTMAVSIATEPVPTTSDIEKETMPELCSSFITELVVAEKVTACISPSVQSHNEAVFVTTAEAAIKQSNAEEQQILPEANIPECVAVEEVTSTNSPREQSQVQSVVEVKVQSAKRPQKQRKRLIGKLMNLTPTGRMIYDEYKKSKRQADFYHRAKRALKFNKEKSFQELTKDMNPYAKTILKMQINLCNKNKKGRRFSLEEKLIALSIMKQSPKCYRFLHKIFILPSRSTLNKMVAGLKIESGICPQVFEVIRREVCIYVIKS
- the LOC134802396 gene encoding uncharacterized protein LOC134802396 isoform X2, which codes for MYYQCCVCKTLRKDAFTLYRFPSTEKRLIMWLKCLETNGFGNMSPEQVRKAFICEKHFEQRFVSASTRRLNAKAYPSLFSQDEINSGIPSHENAENMDPLKEHAYVRKSHDDHTYCQQVPQKASPAIPSTSGVKSTAVGHTPKQTMAVSIATEPVPTTSDIEKETMPELCSSFITELVVAEKVTACISPSVQSHNEVFVTTAEAAIKQSNAEEQQILPEANIPECVAVEEVTSTNSPREQSQVQSVVEVKVQSAKRPQKQRKRLIGKLMNLTPTGRMIYDEYKKSKRQADFYHRAKRALKFNKEKSFQELTKDMNPYAKTILKMQINLCNKNKKGRRFSLEEKLIALSIMKQSPKCYRFLHKIFILPSRSTLNKMVAGLKIESGICPQVFEVIRREVCIYVIKS